In Pseudothermotoga sp., a genomic segment contains:
- a CDS encoding nucleotide sugar dehydrogenase: MLRDKLINKTAIVGVIGLGYVGLPLAVEKAKAGFTVVGFDIQKERVDKVNRGENYIGDVVPEDLEKLVKEGKLSATTEYEAIRDCDVVTICVPTPLDEYKQPDLTYVVNTSKEIALRLHKEMLVVLESTTYPGTTEEVVKPILESSGLKCEEDFYLAFSPERVDPGNLLYKTRNTPKVVGGIGEKSTELARLLYESVLDAPVFAVSSAKAAEMTKILENTFRIVNIALANEMAIIAEKMGINIWEVIEAASTKPFGFMPFYPGPGVGGHCIPIDPFYLTYKARQYGYHTRLIELAGEINDSMPEYVVNRVMKLLNERKKCLNSARVLLLGIAYKGDVDDVRESPALKVLKLLEEEKAHVIVVDPYVQSFKWNNVERKTQPLTVELARWADIAIITTAHKKRVDYRILVENCQLIFDTKNVLKSFNLHGPNIVVL; the protein is encoded by the coding sequence GTGTTGAGAGATAAGTTGATCAACAAAACAGCGATCGTGGGTGTGATAGGTTTAGGGTATGTAGGACTTCCACTCGCAGTTGAAAAAGCTAAAGCTGGTTTCACAGTGGTGGGTTTTGACATTCAAAAAGAACGGGTTGACAAAGTGAACCGTGGAGAGAACTACATTGGAGATGTGGTGCCTGAGGATTTAGAAAAGCTTGTGAAAGAAGGAAAATTATCAGCAACTACTGAATATGAAGCGATCAGAGATTGTGATGTGGTGACGATCTGTGTACCAACTCCTTTAGATGAGTACAAGCAACCCGATCTCACCTATGTAGTGAACACATCGAAAGAGATTGCCCTCAGACTGCACAAAGAAATGCTCGTAGTTCTCGAATCGACTACGTACCCTGGTACAACTGAAGAGGTGGTTAAACCAATTCTCGAATCGAGTGGTTTAAAATGCGAGGAAGATTTTTATCTCGCTTTCAGCCCAGAAAGGGTAGATCCAGGAAATTTGCTCTACAAAACCAGAAACACACCGAAAGTTGTAGGCGGTATCGGTGAGAAATCCACAGAACTTGCAAGATTGCTTTATGAAAGCGTGCTCGATGCGCCAGTGTTCGCAGTTTCTTCCGCGAAAGCAGCTGAAATGACCAAGATATTGGAGAACACTTTCAGGATCGTCAACATCGCCTTAGCGAACGAAATGGCGATTATTGCTGAGAAAATGGGAATAAACATTTGGGAGGTTATAGAGGCAGCTTCCACCAAGCCGTTCGGTTTCATGCCCTTTTATCCTGGCCCAGGTGTTGGTGGACATTGCATCCCCATCGACCCTTTTTATCTCACTTACAAAGCCAGACAGTACGGCTATCACACCAGACTCATTGAGCTTGCTGGAGAGATAAACGATTCGATGCCCGAGTATGTTGTGAACAGGGTGATGAAACTTTTGAACGAGCGAAAAAAGTGCCTCAATTCAGCTCGTGTTCTACTTTTGGGGATAGCTTACAAAGGTGATGTGGACGATGTGAGAGAGTCTCCAGCTTTGAAAGTGCTCAAGCTTTTGGAGGAAGAAAAAGCACATGTGATAGTGGTGGATCCATACGTTCAATCGTTCAAATGGAATAATGTCGAGAGAAAGACACAACCACTGACTGTCGAACTTGCGCGATGGGCTGATATAGCGATCATAACTACAGCACACAAAAAGCGCGTCGATTATAGAATTTTAGTGGAGAACTGCCAGCTCATCTTCGATACAAAGAACGTTCTTAAAAGTTTCAATCTGCACGGACCAAATATCGTGGTGCTGTGA
- a CDS encoding sodium-translocating pyrophosphatase: MVWFILSLLAGAGSMVLALMLMVYVLRKDTGNDRMRQIHAAIREGALAYLRRQNKTLAIFVLVMTIVLGTVVSFLKGATIGLSMSIAYVLGSACTTLAAYLGMRAAVEANVRVAAAAQKGLRSAFPIAYYGGAVMGLFVVGISLLGISILFFVFKVLLGWVDADAVTVVLGFSFGASALALFAKAGGGIYTKTADISADLVGKVELGIPEDDPRNPAVIADNVGDNVGDVAGMGADLTDSYIASVVATMIIGAEMANETLTVLPLTIAAAGLFASILSLMFVARSIKRSPGRALNLGTFLTCFIFVVFLFFTTRFSNLEGDSWLGVFLPTLAGLGAGMVIGLTSDYFTSIEKKPTKTIAEASVTGTAINILMGFSYGMISIVPPILCIATATIAAWYLAQRFGIDPFYGIASAALGMLSIVGTVISADAYGPISDNAKGVAEQSGLGEEVVAVTDMLDAAGNTSKAITKGFAIGSAALTVLALFAAYAHLVDIKTLELMSPRVIAGVFIGAMMPPLLSAMLILAVSRNSERMIEEIRRQFREIPGLADGKAKPDYAKCVDIATAGALRELLLPGIVAIVAPALTLVILGREALAGFLAGSIVSGIIFALFMANAGGAWDNAKKYIEEGHFGGKGSEAHKAAVVGDTVGDPFKDTAGPSLNTMITVMSLVAEVFAPLLLLILSR, from the coding sequence GTGGTTTGGTTCATACTGAGTTTGTTGGCAGGAGCAGGTTCAATGGTTCTCGCACTCATGTTGATGGTTTATGTTTTGAGGAAAGACACTGGAAACGACAGGATGAGGCAAATCCATGCAGCCATCAGAGAAGGGGCACTCGCTTATTTGAGGAGGCAAAACAAAACGCTCGCCATATTCGTTTTAGTGATGACCATCGTACTTGGCACAGTTGTGAGCTTTCTTAAGGGAGCAACTATTGGTTTGTCAATGTCAATCGCTTACGTGCTTGGTTCAGCGTGCACGACACTTGCCGCATACCTAGGTATGAGAGCGGCCGTTGAGGCTAACGTCAGAGTTGCTGCTGCAGCTCAAAAAGGATTGAGATCCGCTTTTCCGATAGCTTACTACGGTGGAGCTGTAATGGGTTTGTTTGTGGTTGGAATATCACTGCTTGGTATATCGATTCTGTTTTTTGTGTTCAAAGTACTACTAGGTTGGGTCGATGCTGACGCTGTAACGGTGGTTTTAGGCTTCAGTTTTGGAGCCAGCGCTTTGGCTCTATTCGCCAAGGCTGGTGGGGGTATTTACACAAAGACGGCAGACATAAGTGCAGATCTGGTGGGAAAAGTGGAACTTGGGATACCCGAAGACGATCCGAGGAATCCGGCAGTGATAGCAGACAACGTTGGGGATAATGTCGGAGACGTGGCGGGCATGGGCGCAGATTTGACGGATTCCTACATAGCAAGCGTGGTAGCTACGATGATCATTGGCGCTGAAATGGCGAACGAGACACTCACCGTCTTACCCCTGACGATAGCGGCGGCGGGTCTGTTCGCTTCGATACTTTCGCTGATGTTTGTTGCACGTAGTATCAAAAGAAGTCCCGGTAGAGCTCTGAATCTCGGCACGTTCTTGACATGCTTTATCTTCGTCGTGTTTCTGTTCTTCACGACACGGTTCTCTAACCTTGAAGGCGATTCTTGGTTGGGCGTTTTTCTACCCACTCTGGCCGGCCTCGGAGCAGGTATGGTGATAGGACTCACTTCGGATTACTTTACATCCATAGAAAAGAAACCGACTAAAACCATTGCTGAAGCATCTGTTACGGGCACCGCAATAAACATACTCATGGGTTTTTCATACGGCATGATCAGCATCGTTCCACCAATTTTGTGTATCGCTACTGCAACCATCGCCGCTTGGTACTTAGCTCAAAGATTTGGAATAGATCCATTTTATGGCATAGCGTCGGCAGCACTCGGGATGTTATCGATCGTAGGCACTGTGATTTCCGCCGACGCTTATGGTCCAATTTCTGATAATGCCAAAGGTGTCGCAGAACAATCCGGCTTGGGTGAAGAAGTGGTAGCTGTGACGGACATGCTCGATGCGGCCGGGAACACTTCTAAAGCCATAACGAAAGGTTTCGCTATAGGTTCTGCGGCTCTCACAGTTCTCGCTCTGTTTGCTGCCTATGCACACTTGGTTGATATAAAAACGCTGGAGCTCATGTCACCGAGAGTGATCGCTGGCGTATTCATTGGTGCAATGATGCCACCGTTGCTATCAGCAATGCTGATTTTGGCCGTCAGTAGAAATTCTGAAAGGATGATTGAAGAAATAAGAAGACAATTCCGTGAGATACCTGGTTTGGCGGATGGAAAAGCGAAGCCAGATTATGCGAAGTGCGTTGATATAGCTACAGCCGGTGCATTGAGAGAACTTCTGCTCCCCGGCATAGTCGCCATTGTAGCACCAGCGTTGACTCTTGTAATACTCGGTAGAGAAGCTCTTGCTGGTTTTCTCGCTGGTAGTATAGTGAGTGGGATCATATTTGCACTCTTCATGGCTAACGCTGGTGGAGCTTGGGACAATGCAAAAAAGTATATAGAAGAAGGACACTTCGGTGGAAAAGGCTCTGAGGCACACAAAGCTGCGGTCGTTGGTGATACGGTCGGAGATCCATTCAAAGATACTGCTGGCCCTTCTCTCAACACTATGATCACTGTGATGTCTCTGGTTGCGGAAGTTTTTGCACCATTGTTGTTGCTGATTTTGAGTCGGTGA